From a single Arachis hypogaea cultivar Tifrunner chromosome 3, arahy.Tifrunner.gnm2.J5K5, whole genome shotgun sequence genomic region:
- the LOC112790781 gene encoding dynamin-related protein 5A, with translation MESLISLVNKIQRACTALGDHGEASALPTLWDSLPAIAVVGGQSSGKSSVLESVVGKDFLPRGSGIVTRRPLVLQLHKIDEGSREYAEFLHLPRKRFTDFAAVRKEIQDETDRETGRTKQISSVPIHLSIYSPNVVNLTLIDLPGLTKVAVEGQPDSIVQDIENMVRSYIEKPNCIILAISPANQDLATSDAIKISREVDPTGDRTIGVLTKIDLMDKGTDAVDILEGRAYRLKFPWIGVVNRSQQDINKNVDMIAARRREREYFNSTPEYKHLAKRMGSEHLAKMLSKHLETVIKSKIPGIQSLINKTIAELEAELTRLGKPVAADAGGKLYAIMEICRSFDQIFKEHLDGVRPGGDKIYNVFDNQLPAALKRLQFDRQLSMENIRKLITEADGYQPHLIAPEQGYRRLIESSLITIRGPAEAAVDAVHSLLKDLVHKAVSETLDLKQYPGLRVEVGSAAVDSLERMREESKKATLQLVDMECGYLTVDFFRKLPQDVDKGGNPTHSIFDRYNDSYLRRIGTTILSYVNMVCASLRHSIPKSIVYCQVREAKRSLLDHFFTELGKMDQKRLSSLLNEDPAIMERRGALAKRLELYRSAQADIDAVAWSK, from the exons ATGGAGAGCTTGATCTCTTTGGTGAACAAAATCCAGAGAGCTTGCACCGCCTTGGGTGACCACGGCGAAGCCAGTGCTCTCCCTACTCTATGGGACTCCCTCCCCGCCATCGCCGTCGTCGGTGGCCAG AGCTCTGGAAAGTCCTCAGTATTGGAGAGCGTTGTCGGCAAGGACTTCCTACCTCGTGGATCAG GGATTGTTACGCGGCGACCGCTTGTGTTGCAGCTTCACAAAATTGACGAAGGAAGCAGAGAGTATGCCGAGTTTCTCCACCTACCGAGGAAGAGATTTACTGATTTTG CTGCTGTGAGAAAGGAGATTCAAGATGAAACTGATAGAGAGACAGGACGAACCAAACAAATTTCTAGCGTCCCTATTCATCTTAGTATATATTCTCCTAATG TGGTTAACTTGACGCTGATTGATCTTCCTGGGCTTACTAAAGTCGCTGTAG AGGGTCAACCAGATAGTATTGTGCAAGACATTGAGAACATGGTTCGCTCCTACATTGAAAAG CCGAACTGTATAATTTTGGCTATTTCTCCAGCTAATCAAGATCTTGCAACATCTGATGCAATTAAAATATCCCGCGAAGTGGATCCTACtg GGGACAGGACAATTGGAGTTTTGACAAAGATTGATCTTATGGATAAGGGTACTGATGCAGTTGAC ATTTTAGAAGGGAGAGCTTATAGGTTGAAGTTTCCTTGGATTGGTGTTGTGAATAGATCACAACAAGATATAAACAAGAATGTTGATATGATTGCTGCCAGACGCAGAGAACGTGAGTACTTTAATAGTACCCCTGAGTATAAACACCTTGCTAAGAGAATGGGTTCTGAGCACCTAGCCAAGATGCTCTCGAAG CATTTGGAGACAGTTATCAAGTCCAAAATTCCTGGCATTCAATCTCTTATTAACAAGACAATTGCTGAACTTGAAGCTGAATTGACACGTTTAGGAAAGCCTGTTGCAGCTGATGCTGGG GGAAAGTTGTATGCAATCATGGAAATATGCCGTTCATTtgatcaaatatttaaagaacatCTTGATGGCGT GCGACCTGGAGGTGataaaatatataatgtcttTGACAATCAGCTCCCTGCTGCTTTGAAAAGGTTACAGTTTGATAGGCAGCTCTCAATGGAAAATATAAGGAAACTTATCACAGAAGCTGATGGGTATCAACCTCATCTTATTGCTCCAGAACAAGGATACCGTCGACTTATTGAATCTTCTCTAATTACTATTAGGGGCCCTGCTGAGGCAGCTGTTGATGCG GTTCATTCATTATTGAAAGACCTGGTTCACAAAGCTGTTAGTGAGACATTG GACTTGAAGCAATATCCTGGTCTCCGAGTTGAGGTAGGGAGTGCGGCTGTTGATTCATTAGAGAGAATGAGGGAGGAAAGCAAAAAGGCAACACTGCAGCTTGTTGACATGGAGTGTGGCTATCTGACAGTTGATTTCTTTCGGAAGCTCCCTCAAGATGTTGACAAGGGTGGCAATCCTACCCACTCAATTTTTGATCGATATAATGATTCATATCTAAGGAGAATTG GAACAACAATTTTGTCTTATGTCAATATGGTGTGTGCAAGCTTGCGGCATTCAATTCCCAAGTCTATTGTGTATTGTCAAGTGCGGGAAGCAAAACGAAGCCTACTTGATCACTTTTTCACCGAGCTAGGCAAAATGGAT CAAAAGCGGTTGTCATCATTGTTGAATGAGGATCCTGCGATCATGGAAAGACGTGGTGCCCTCGCAAAGAGGCTCGAGTTATACCGGAGTGCACAAGCTGATATAGATGCAGTTGCTTGGTCTAAGTAG